A stretch of DNA from Lotus japonicus ecotype B-129 chromosome 4, LjGifu_v1.2:
TTTATTATGTTGAATATATAGCCTCATTTTAACAGCATGTCTAGTGATTGTTTTGAGGACTCATCATCACTGAGTTGTGGAATATTGCACAAATCTTCATCAAAATCTCTCATGGTACTACTAAAAGAAGTGCCAAATTGGAGGTCTGCAAGAAGCAAGCATAGATCAGAAGCTTCTTCCTTCAGGCGTGCATTTTCTTGAAGAATCCTGTCATGGGACTCAGTTACATGGTTCAGTTTGTCAATAAGGTTGTGGTTCTCAGTCCTGAGTCTAACCACCTGTGACCAAAGTTCATCTAAGTGCTTCTGCTTCCTCAACCTTGATCTGCGGGCTGATTCTCTGTTCGATATCATTCGCCGCTGTTTTCTTTCAATGTCAATTTTGTTGAGCTGGTACTCATCTGCTTCATCAGAAGTTGAGTTGCTGTTGGGGAAGTGTGAAGAAGGAGGGGAAGATTGATGGCTTGCATAATGGAAGAAAGAGTTCGGCAACTGGTTTAAGAGAGTATTTAGATGGAGGTTTGGGATGTCACTCTGTAGAAAGCCAAAGATAGATTGTGATAGGATTTGGTTTTCAGGGGCTTGATAGGGGACTTCCCTGGTCTCACTGAGAAACATGACTGCAATTTACACTTGAAGAGTATATGTTGAGAATATTGATGAGAGGTTGAGATGATAGGAGAAAGTGGTGTGAGAAGTAGGTGGAATTTATAGGAGGATGAGAGCTAGAAAAGTGGGCCAGTTTTAGCTAAAAAGAATCAGTGTTGAGGACTTACATGAGCATAAGTACTTAATAAGGATTATTAATTAGGAGGGGCTTCTAATGTGTGCATATGGAGTATAAAATGGCTCCCATGAAAAGGCCACATTTTACATCCACTTTATTATACTAtctatttttcactttttatcaCATCAGATCATAATCACATGTCTAtagttttctttgttttttaattttctcaGCTCTCAATGTCTACACTAATTGAATGTCTACCCAACATTTTCCTTACCAAATTTACTAACACTGGTAAATTTCTTCTACACTCCTCACTCAGCCTCCCCTCCCACCTACTTTACATCTTGTCTCCCTTATTCCCTTAGTTATCAGTTATCACTCTGCCCATATAAGAAAAGCGAATGATTAGAAAAATTGGTTAAGGCTACCTTTTGAGTTTGGAAGTAAGTGTCAAAATACTGCCATTATCAATACTTCATTGCTAATATTGATAAAATTGTGGAAATGTATGATTTGAAAAGTTTGGGCACCAGATATAAGAGACAAGAAGATATTGGGGTGGGAGGGTAGTGCTTCGATTccaattataatttaaaatgaaaaatggtATGTGAAAGTAAATACGGAACCAAAAATAAGGTGCCAAAGTCAAGGAGGacttttaattttctttgaGCTATCTACCCAATTTCTGAAGCAATGgcgaaaataaaaataaaaaactcttAAAGCCAATGATTCCTTCTGATAGATGACGCACAGAAGGctagttttaaaaaatttatggtcatttttaatttgttatcttaataatatataatgttAGCATTTTATTGCTACATAATTTCCAAAGTGGGTCATATTGCTACATAATTTCCAAATGTTAGCATTTTATTGGTTGTTTCCATTGAATTTTCACATGGCTTTTTCTAATTGGTCCAAATGTTAGCATTCTATTGGTCGAAATTAATGAGTCAATAAATCagtaaatcaataaataaattaataaataaataaaagcttATTCtgcaatcaatatcaatatcaatatcaatatcaatatcaatatcaatatcaatatcaatatatcaatatcaatatatatattagaaaagaacaacttctagctaATCTAATTGATTGGTATTTCATTTCAGGCTTCCTTTGATCATTATTTGGAAGACAAGGGAAGAGTAATCCGAGTCTTATTTCCAAAAAAATCAACAACCGAGCAGCTTAACCAGGTACTAGCTATTCTTTTTCTAATTGATGTTGGTTTCTAGCACATTAGACTTATCCAGCATATTAGATTGAAAAAGTTTACAAACTATAAGATTTATAAACTGATTAGATTTGTTTTCCTTTGGctgttgttgtttgtatttgtgtataattttcaaattgatatgttttgtttttatattcTAAATTAAATGATTGATATTATGATTTGTTTTGGCTAATTTAGAAGATAAGATTTATAAACTGATTAGATTTGTTTTCTTTATGTTACTGGCTTTGAATGAATTGTATGGAATAATGATGTTAGTGTTCAATTGGGGTCTTCATGCCATCTGCATTTGTAATGATATAacattgttgttttgtttttagcTCTACTTTTCTCCAAATTCATTTACTTTGATTGGTAAAACTGtttcgaatgaatcctttttaaTGTCTGTCATTGTTTTATCTGTTTTTATGAGAAGTAGTGTGATAAATACCTATCAAAGTGTTCAT
This window harbors:
- the LOC130714484 gene encoding basic leucine zipper 43-like, whose protein sequence is MFLSETREVPYQAPENQILSQSIFGFLQSDIPNLHLNTLLNQLPNSFFHYASHQSSPPSSHFPNSNSTSDEADEYQLNKIDIERKQRRMISNRESARRSRLRKQKHLDELWSQVVRLRTENHNLIDKLNHVTESHDRILQENARLKEEASDLCLLLADLQFGTSFSSTMRDFDEDLCNIPQLSDDESSKQSLDMLLK